The Impatiens glandulifera chromosome 3, dImpGla2.1, whole genome shotgun sequence genome contains a region encoding:
- the LOC124929645 gene encoding F-box protein At3g07870-like, with the protein MELEEHLQEDERTCSSSSIDNLPNEILVDILSHLPIKSLINCKCVCKSFLSIISQDPEFRFLHLSKPASPELIVCTPRTDKMILVDSIANRAHELDLVFNEPFAMTVLNSTRGLLCLQPYCYSGPHCVFNPFTLEFTLIPDSVKGIKEYSVLSYGFGYCPISDKYKVLKIIKLWNLNGNNPPLLTTEIYTLGTPSWRRVEDAPMVVYNDYVPTFLNGSLHWMINEVGITIYNSYGYMISFDLNNEKYGQVALPPPLDIGRDRKHMKMVTLGVFEGWLSVFVLNSNKRLDVWAMKEYGVRESWVREIVVDTSLFFLSHRSFPVNYVNDGEDVLFFNADYGIFTYKLFERKIVNCIKFTGWRPNDDYEAKALIHVPILLSLNELVVGAQVHRLTGR; encoded by the coding sequence ATGGAACTGGAAGAACACCTTCAAGAAGATGAAAGaacttgttcttcttcttcaatcgaCAATCTACCTAACGAAATCCTCGTGGATATCCTTTCTCATCTTCCGATCAAATCTCTCATTAACTGCAAATGCGTCTGCAAATCATTTCTCTCCATAATCTCTCAAGATCCCGAATTTCGCTTCTTACACCTCTCCAAACCCGCCTCTCCCGAGCTCATAGTATGCACTCCCCGCACGGACAAGATGATTCTCGTCGATTCCATCGCCAATCGAGCCCACGAGCTCGACCTCGTGTTCAACGAACCGTTCGCTATGACGGTCTTGAACTCCACCCGCGGCCTGCTATGCCTTCAACCGTATTGTTACTCGGGACCCCATTGCGTCTTCAATCCCTTTACTCTGGAATTTACCCTCATCCCTGATTCCGTCAAAGGGATAAAAGAGTACTCTGTTCTGTCTTACGGATTCGGGTACTGTCCAATTTCCGATAAATACAAGGTGCTGAAGATAATAAAGCTCTGGAATCTAAATGGTAATAACCCACCTCTTCTTACTACTGAGATTTACACACTGGGAACCCCTAGTTGGAGGAGAGTTGAAGATGCTCCAATGGTCGTGTACAATGACTACGTTCCTACTTTCCTGAATGGATCTTTGCATTGGATGATAAACGAGGTTGGAATAACTATATACAATTCTTATGGTTACATGATTTCATTCGATCTCAATAATGAGAAATACGGACAAGTAGCTCTGCCTCCTCCTCTTGACATCGGGAGAGATAGAAAACACATGAAAATGGTTACCCTGGGAGTGTTTGAAGGCTGGTTGAGTGTATTTGTgctcaattcaaataaaagattAGATGTTTGGGCCATGAAGGAGTACGGTGTTCGTGAATCGTGGGTGAGGGAGATTGTTGTGGATACGTCGCTCTTTTTCTTGTCTCACCGTTCATTTCCGGTGAATTATGTTAATGACGGGGAAGATGTGTTGTTTTTTAATGCTGATTATGGTATCTTTACATATAAACTCTTTGAGAGGAAGATTGTGAATTGTATTAAGTTTACTGGGTGGAGGCCTAATGATGATTATGAAGCAAAAGCATTGATTCATGTTCCTATCTTGCTGTCTCTCAACGAACTAGTCGTCGGAGCCCAGGTCCATCGCCTAACTGGAAGGTAA
- the LOC124929647 gene encoding F-box/kelch-repeat protein At3g06240-like: MEKELAAAAAAGTSIEQLPNNILVDILSRLPIKSVIRCRCVCKSFLSAISLDPEFPPLHLSRSPPELMLCPPLTDKLILYDSDNDRAHKLNLRFDRPPGLEVVNSSRGLLCLRLPNAGPVCVFNPSSLEFTLIPDTVIEREKHILMTIGFGYSSTSNTYKVLRTLLLLQQSDIINVGRRCLTDIYTLGTPRWRRIEEDAPMVVFRDFFPTFLNGSLHWIIDENLSRSTTYDYMISFDFDNERFGEIALPPPFDTGKERHSAPVLGVGVFEGQLSVCLWNLFNRVDVWVMKKYGVRESWSREIVLRTTLLYWPEGSFPVKYMSADDVLFFKADYSLITYNLLENKIVKCIKFNGLPPEYDNEAKALIHVPILMSLKELVVGAEVHLLTGRWKAWKRWKDLTVSDNSPDSL; this comes from the exons ATGGAGAAAGAACTTGCGGCTGCGGCTGCGGCGGGCACTTCAATCGAGCAACTGCCGAACAACATCCTGGTCGACATCCTTTCTCGGCTTCCGATCAAATCTGTGATTCGGTGCAGGTGCGTCTGCAAATCATTTCTCTCCGCAATCTCTCTAGATCCCGAATTCCCTCCATTGCACTTGTCCAGATCCCCTCCCGAGCTCATGCTATGCCCTCCCCTCACCGACAAGCTAATTCTCTACGATTCCGACAACGATCGAGCTCACAAGCTCAATCTCCGATTCGACAGACCGCCCGGTTTGGAGGTCGTCAACTCGAGCCGCGGCCTGCTATGCCTCCGCCTGCCGAATGCCGGACCAGTTTGCGTCTTCAATCCGTCTTCTCTGGAATTCACTCTCATCCCGGATACCGTGATAGAAAGGGAGAAACACATTCTTATGACCATCGGATTCGGGTACAGTTCGACGAGTAACACATACAAGGTGCTAAGGACATTATTATTGCTACAACAATCAGATATTATCAATGTTGGTCGACGTTGTCTTACCGATATATACACACTCGGAACCCCTCGTTGGAGGAGAATCGAAGAAGATGCACCAATGGTTGTGTTCAGAGACTTCTTTCCTACGTTCCTGAATGGATCTCTTCATTGGATAATAGACGAGAATCTGTCTAGATCCACTACTTACGATTACATGATTTCctttgattttgataatgagAGATTCGGAGAAATAGCGTTGCCTCCTCCTTTTGACACCGGGAAAGAAAGACATAGTGCGCCTGTTCTCGGCGTTGGTGTTTTTGAAGGTCAGTTGAGTGTGTGTTTGTGGAATCTTTTCAATAGAGTTGATGTTTGGGTGATGAAGAAATACGGTGTTCGCGAATCGTGGTCCAGAGAGATTGTTCTGAGAACTACACTTTTGTATTGGCCTGAAGGTTCATTTCCTGTGAAGTATATGAGTGCAGATGATGTGTTGTTTTTCAAAGCTGATTATTCTTTGATTACATACAACCTGCTTGAGAATAAGATTGTCAAGTGTATCAAGTTCAATGGGTTGCCACCCGAGTATGATAATGAAGCAAAAGCATTGATTCATGTTCCCATCCTTATGTCCCTCAAGGAACTTGTCGTCGGAGCTGAAGTTCATCTCTTAACCGGAAGATG GAAAGCATGGAAGAGATGGAAGGACTTGACAGTTTCAGACAATAGCCCGGATAGCCTGTAA
- the LOC124929646 gene encoding F-box protein At3g07870-like: protein MDDRAEKSMGRFPSIADLPNQILVDIISRLPIKSVILCRSVCKSFLYVISQDSEFPLLQLSRSTPELILWAPGSNKMTLVDYDDEQAHQVKFRFAGLSTMKIVNSSRGLLCLRPRYYSFEDVCVLNPLTLEYTLIPNRMTRERELNVWVGFGLGYSPLSGKYKVIKLTKSRNSIGQKSFLTDIYTLGTPPSSSSSSSSHWRRIENAPIDEFTCCFSTFLNGSLHWIQNEGRSIYKYDHMICFDFDNETYKKIDLPGPFEGGQERDRVDVVSICVFEGCLSVCVLSPDEESLDVWVMREYGVRESWVREIVLEIPYFLWTAGSFPVKYMNSGKTDVLIYVAEYDLLTYNLVERRIVRRNGFPSQNFESKAFIHVPNLISLQEQLVEVHHLKSTRSKTWRRCDGWSVSPPYEENSSLSSSSSEYSSRSQESSSTDELISSSPYHESDNESVSSLSQESDDDDESVSSTSQESA from the exons ATGGACGACAGGGCGGAGAAATCTATGGGCCGTTTTCCTTCAATCGCCGACCTGCCGAACCAAATCCTGGTCGACATCATTTCCCGACTTCCGATCAAATCTGTCATTCTCTGCAGGTCTGTCTGCAAATCATTTCTCTATGTCATCTCTCAAGACTCCGAATTCCCCCTCTTACAGCTCTCAAGATCCACTCCCGAGCTCATTCTATGGGCTCCTGGCTCGAACAAGATGACTCTCGTCGATTACGACGACGAACAAGCTCACCAGGTCAAATTCAGGTTCGCCGGACTCTCCACTATGAAAATCGTCAACTCCAGCCGCGGCCTGCTATGCCTGAGACCACGGTATTACTCCTTCGAAGACGTCTGCGTCTTGAATCCACTTACTCTGGAATATACTCTTATTCCCAATCGCATGACGAGAGAGAGAGAATTGAATGTGTGGGTCGGGTTCGGATTAGGCTACAGTCCGCTGTCTGGTAAATACAAGGTGATAAAGTTGACAAAGTCTCGAAATTCAATTGGTCAGAAAAGTTTTCTTACGGATATTTACACACTGGGTACCCCtccctcctcctcttcttcttcttcttctcattggAGGAGAATTGAAAACGCTCCAATTGATGAGTTCACGTGCTGTTTTTCAACTTTCCTGAATGGGTCTTTGCATTGGATACAAAATGAGGGTCGGTCTATCTATAAATATGATCACATGATTTGTTTCGATTTTGACAATGAAACATATAAGAAAATAGATTTGCCGGGTCCTTTTGAGGGGGGGCAAGAGAGGGATAGAGTGGATGTAGTAAGCATCTGTGTCTTCGAAGGTTGCTTGAGTGTTTGTGTGTTGAGTCCAGATGAAGAAAGCTTAGATGTTTGGGTGATGAGGGAATATGGGGTTCGTGAATCGTGGGTGAGAGAGATTGTTTTGGAGATTCCATACTTTCTTTGGACTGCAGGTTCATTTCCTGTGAAATATATGAACAGTGGTAAGACAGATGTGTTGATTTACGTTGCTGAATATGATTTGCTTACATATAACCTAGTTGAGAGGAGGATTGTGAGGAGAAATGGGTTTCCATCTCAGAATTTTGAATCAAAAGCATTTATTCATGTTCCCAATCTCATCTCCCTCCAGGAACAACTAGTTGAGGTCCATCACCTCAAGTCAACTAGAAg caAAACATGGAGAAGATGTGATGGCTGGTCAGTTTCACCACCCTATGAAGAAAactcatcattatcatcatcaagTAGTGAGTACTCTTCAAGGTCTCAAGAAAGCTCAAGTACTGACGAGTTAATTTCATCATCGCCCTATCATGAAAGTGATAACGAGTCAGTTTCTTCACTGTCACAAGaaagtgatgatgatgatgagtcaGTTTCTTCAACCTCTCAAGAAAGCGCATAG
- the LOC124929648 gene encoding F-box protein CPR1-like → MQTLPNEVLAKVLCRLPVKNLLRLRCVSRSWLALISNPLFVKLHLKRSAKTKINLNLFLSYEGLCRVDFDSVEDSGDLLQQMVIDYNPLRHQDYRTNIWGSCDGLLCISNVYNLSVFLLNPSTRKFIELPFIPVEVPNLPNLQTHCYYGFSSDNTNDDYKVVRLVVFRDDSGDAADYEVNVYSLRLNSWHKYEKFPNQYPTFDRIGNSIAGGAMHWVSRGEDDKCCIVAFDFRTGEYRVIPWPQYHGLIFIFTLSSLGGCLSLTCNYYSEEVEVWLLKEYGEGSEYWSKLITMELVTIQVVRPVAYSKSGGKVLLELDYETLVWYNLEQRSLEEDIRFHSTEDVIDAASCLESLVSVDVLRRL, encoded by the coding sequence ATGCAGACGCTGCCGAATGAAGTTCTAGCCAAGGTTCTATGTCGTTTGCCTGTCAAGAATCTGCTCCGTTTAAGATGCGTATCTAGATCCTGGCTCGCACTAATTAGTAACCCCCTTTTCGTCAAATTGCATCTGAAGCGATCGGCTAAAACCAAGATCAACCTTAATCTCTTCCTGAGTTACGAGGGTCTCTGCCGTGTGGATTTTGATTCCGTAGAGGATAGCGGCGATCTTCTTCAACAGATGGTGATAGATTACAATCCCTTGAGGCATCAGGATTATAGGACCAATATATGGGGATCCTGTGATGGATTGCTCTGCATATCAAATGTCTACAACTTATCTGTCTTTTTATTGAATCCATCAACTAGAAAGTTTATAGAACTACCTTTCATACCAGTTGAGGTCCCAAATCTCCCCAACCTTCAGACACATTGTTATTATGGATTTAGTTCCGATAACACCAACGACGATTACAAAGTGGTGAGACTTGTGGTATTTCGAGACGACAGTGGAGACGCCGCTGATTACGAGGTTAATGTTTATAGTTTGAGATTAAATTCGTGgcataaatatgaaaagtttcCCAATCAATATCCGACTTTCGACAGAATTGGAAATTCCATTGCGGGTGGAGCCATGCACTGGGTGTCAAGAGGGGAGGACGATAAATGTTGCATTGTTGCCTTTGATTTTAGGACAGGGGAATACCGAGTAATTCCATGGCCTCAGTACCATGgtcttattttcatttttactttGAGTAGTTTAGGAGGATGCTTATCGTTAACTTGTAATTACTATTCGGAGGAGGTGGAGGTATGGTTGCTGAAGGAGTATGGCGAGGGGAGTGAATATTGGTCGAAATTGATTACAATGGAACTAGTTACTATCCAGGTTGTGAGACCTGTTGCTTATTCAAAAAGTGGTGGGAAAGTACTGTTGGAGTTGGATTATGAGACCCTTGTTTGGTATAACTTGGAACAGCGGTCACTTGAAGAAGATATTAGGTTTCATTCTACGGAAGATGTAATTGATGCAGCATCTTGTTTGGAAAGTTTAGTCTCTGTAGATGTGTTGCGGCGGCTGTAA